The following are encoded in a window of Carya illinoinensis cultivar Pawnee chromosome 15, C.illinoinensisPawnee_v1, whole genome shotgun sequence genomic DNA:
- the LOC122295998 gene encoding uncharacterized protein LOC122295998 isoform X2 yields the protein MKRFGIIKCQIHYYGRDPLWERYYISWGANVVYKHQSRAQRSSLEFQILMTCLFFCKMIIFKNVQPFDSHVAGSLCQPRLVGYTEAREDHQDNARQSWGRKGLGRANVHAYEQQGHVVKPQILVVTRFLWNTGYFHDRCI from the exons atgaaaagatttgGAATTATAAAGTGCCAAATCCATTACTATGGAAG GGATCCTCTTTGGGAACGGTATTATATAAGTTGGGGAGCCAATGTTGTATACAAGCACCAAAGTAGAGCACAAAGAAGTTCTTTGGAATTTCAG attctgatgacctgtcttttcttttgtaaaatgatcattttcaagaatgttCAACCTTTTGATTCACATGTAGCAGGGAGTTTGTGTCAGCCCAGATTGGTGGGTTATACAGAGGCTCGGGAAG ATCATCAAGATAATGCGAGACAGAGTTGGGGCAGAAAGGGGCTTGGGCGGGCCAATGTGCATGCCTACGAGCAACAAGGTCATGTTGTGAAGCCTCAGATTCTTGTG GTAACAAGATTCTTGTGGAACACAGGATATTTCCATGACAGGTGCATATAA
- the LOC122295998 gene encoding uncharacterized protein LOC122295998 isoform X3 codes for MWYSNLESFEVKVLDNLRVQLCIPPNPRDPLWERYYISWGANVVYKHQSRAQRSSLEFQILMTCLFFCKMIIFKNVQPFDSHVAGSLCQPRLVGYTEAREDHQDNARQSWGRKGLGRANVHAYEQQGHVVKPQILVVSY; via the exons ATGTGGTACTCTAATTTAGAATCATTTGAGGTAAAGGTTTTGGACAATTTGAGGGTTCAACTTTGTATTCCTCCCAATCCTAGGGATCCTCTTTGGGAACGGTATTATATAAGTTGGGGAGCCAATGTTGTATACAAGCACCAAAGTAGAGCACAAAGAAGTTCTTTGGAATTTCAG attctgatgacctgtcttttcttttgtaaaatgatcattttcaagaatgttCAACCTTTTGATTCACATGTAGCAGGGAGTTTGTGTCAGCCCAGATTGGTGGGTTATACAGAGGCTCGGGAAG ATCATCAAGATAATGCGAGACAGAGTTGGGGCAGAAAGGGGCTTGGGCGGGCCAATGTGCATGCCTACGAGCAACAAGGTCATGTTGTGAAGCCTCAGATTCTTGTGGTGAGCTATTAA
- the LOC122295998 gene encoding uncharacterized protein LOC122295998 isoform X1 translates to MWYSNLESFEVKVLDNLRVQLCIPPNPRDPLWERYYISWGANVVYKHQSRAQRSSLEFQILMTCLFFCKMIIFKNVQPFDSHVAGSLCQPRLVGYTEAREDHQDNARQSWGRKGLGRANVHAYEQQGHVVKPQILVVTRFLWNTGYFHDRCI, encoded by the exons ATGTGGTACTCTAATTTAGAATCATTTGAGGTAAAGGTTTTGGACAATTTGAGGGTTCAACTTTGTATTCCTCCCAATCCTAGGGATCCTCTTTGGGAACGGTATTATATAAGTTGGGGAGCCAATGTTGTATACAAGCACCAAAGTAGAGCACAAAGAAGTTCTTTGGAATTTCAG attctgatgacctgtcttttcttttgtaaaatgatcattttcaagaatgttCAACCTTTTGATTCACATGTAGCAGGGAGTTTGTGTCAGCCCAGATTGGTGGGTTATACAGAGGCTCGGGAAG ATCATCAAGATAATGCGAGACAGAGTTGGGGCAGAAAGGGGCTTGGGCGGGCCAATGTGCATGCCTACGAGCAACAAGGTCATGTTGTGAAGCCTCAGATTCTTGTG GTAACAAGATTCTTGTGGAACACAGGATATTTCCATGACAGGTGCATATAA
- the LOC122295998 gene encoding uncharacterized protein LOC122295998 isoform X4: MWYSNLESFEVKVLDNLRVQLCIPPNPRDPLWERYYISWGANVVYKHQSRAQRSSLEFQNVQPFDSHVAGSLCQPRLVGYTEAREDHQDNARQSWGRKGLGRANVHAYEQQGHVVKPQILVVTRFLWNTGYFHDRCI; this comes from the exons ATGTGGTACTCTAATTTAGAATCATTTGAGGTAAAGGTTTTGGACAATTTGAGGGTTCAACTTTGTATTCCTCCCAATCCTAGGGATCCTCTTTGGGAACGGTATTATATAAGTTGGGGAGCCAATGTTGTATACAAGCACCAAAGTAGAGCACAAAGAAGTTCTTTGGAATTTCAG aatgttCAACCTTTTGATTCACATGTAGCAGGGAGTTTGTGTCAGCCCAGATTGGTGGGTTATACAGAGGCTCGGGAAG ATCATCAAGATAATGCGAGACAGAGTTGGGGCAGAAAGGGGCTTGGGCGGGCCAATGTGCATGCCTACGAGCAACAAGGTCATGTTGTGAAGCCTCAGATTCTTGTG GTAACAAGATTCTTGTGGAACACAGGATATTTCCATGACAGGTGCATATAA